Genomic window (Eubalaena glacialis isolate mEubGla1 chromosome 6, mEubGla1.1.hap2.+ XY, whole genome shotgun sequence):
CATCATCCCCATCAGTGAAAAAACTCATATCTCATAATAGGAAAAACAGGCCTAAAAATTAAATGTGTGTCTTTGAAGGTCCCATCTATGGGATATCTTCCTGGTACCAGAAAAGTCCCCAGGAAGATCAATCTTTGCACCCCTGAAAGCTTACCACCAAGGAAAATGACTAGGTCCATAGATTTCCTCCCTCAAACCAGCTTACCTCACATATAAATCATTAGCAACTCAGCCCTTACTCACATTGTCACAGTCACAAGAGTGGTTAGGGAGAAAAGCACTAACCAGGGGAACTAAAACAGAGGCAATCCAGGCCAAGTTGGGCTGATGGCAGATATCTGCTCCTTACGCTTGGGTGCATAATGCGACTCACCACAATGCCTTTCTCACAGacactttttaaagtttctccACAAAATCCAACAGCTCAAGTTAGTTCATGATGCTTCAAGATAAACAATCGTCAAGAGAAAAACATGCAATATGTCTTACAATGTTGGATTCCTTAAAAATAGGACAAGGAAATAACCATGTAGACAAAAAccagagcattttaaaaaaatctgtattctACAAACATACCAGTGAATGCTATAAATAAGGTAATAtgacataaaacaaaatgaaaaatatatgtgaGACTGTTCTCTTCAGTGTACAGACTTCATGGCAGTTGCTGCACTATCTAGCTACTTATATCTATAACTGTCTGTTCTGTTAATACAAAATGAGGCCAAAGTGTGTCAACTTGTTTCCCACAGAAACCAAAAAATCTACATGAATCTCTTTTCTCCTGTGCCCATTCACCTTACCTGCTCCCAATTCTCCACCAATgtcctcctctttctctaattattCTCCTCTTCATTTTGCTTGGTCTTGCACCCAAGCATGCAAGACAGAGAATCCTAGAGGTCCAAGATTCTAGAGTGGCTGTTTGCAAGGGGGAGGAGATTACAGTAACTGCCACACTGTATATACTTCTGTGCAAAGAAAAAGGGACAGTATTCAGACTGTCTCTCACATACAAAAAGAGCTGGATGGCAGGATACCTGTGTGGCCCAAGGAACTAGAGGTAGCAAATTATAGGCAAAAGAATTGCAACCAAAGGCTGGAAGAGGAAAGGTTTGCAACCAGCTCTGTCTCCTAGCTCTCTGGTATTTGCTTCCAACGGGCAGAGTCTATTTTGTGAAGCATCAAGCACTGAAAAGAAGACTCCTGCTGCTGGAAGTTGACAGGAAGTAACACCCATGAGGGGAAGAATGCAAGATCAAGGCTTGTCCTAGAAACAATGcccataatgaaaaataaaaaaaaagaaagaaagcggAAGAGAAATGTAAGTCACAAGTCCAACCTGGCCCCCAGCCTAGCCCAGCCCAAGGAAGGTAGGAGTCAAGGAGAAGAAACTAAAAGAGAAGAGCCTTGGACCACAACATTCTCCACAAGGTACACTCAACAAACTTCACCCTACTCTTTAATCAAGTTACAAAAAGAGCTTCTTAATCCCTACTTTTGCTCCTTAAAAGCTGCTATCAGTTCACTGATTAGACACATATGATTTCAGAACAACTGTAATAGTTCAAACTAGATGGCTCTTTCCTTCCTAAGGATATtaattaaataagatatatataGCTCTAAGTATatgatacataaaatataatactCTGTAGAATATAAGTAACTGTTAGTTAATTATATTAATGAACGTCTGTAAGAAATGTTGCAATGATTTCCCTAATGTAAGAACCTGGGGGAGGTAAATCTGTCTTCTAGGATTTCCTCCCCAGAGCTCAGAAATTTAGGTGTTGTTTTAGCTCTCCTGCACTCTCTTCACCCAACCCCGCCTTCCTGTTGGGGATCGGACCTCCCTATTAGCTATCTCATACCTTTAAACTGccttctttgtgacatcattCTCCTACCAAACCTACTACCACTTGGTAGAGTCTTGGGGTTTCCGTGGAGCTGTTTGTAAATAAATTTGGATCATCACAAGTGACCAGTGACCAGTGACCAGTAACCAGTGACCTTTGTACTGGACACATGCGCCGATCAGCTGCAGCCACTCAGACATCCTCTAGTGTTGTCTCCTCATCCCTTGTATCTGCAGTTGATGTTTCCTCTTCTCTGACCATGTCAGGTaagaaaagaaactttttaaagatttttgttagaTTTCTTTTGCCCTTAAATTTAGTAGTAGATTCAAAATAGCATGGAATAATGAGGGAAAGTATTGAACTAGAAGTCTGGAGACCTAATTTCAGTTTTGACTTTGACATTTActatctgtgtgactttggacaaatcatTGACTGTCTCACAAAGcctgttgttttctttatctgttacGTTAGGATACTACATTGGTTGATCACTCTGAtccctttcttttctaatattgagcCTTAAAGGGTACCCATGTAGAAAATGAAATCAGAGACTTCTCAAGAGTGTTTCAACAGAAACATAGAAAAGCCAGGTGACATAGAAAACTAGCAATATATACCAAGATGTTTCATCTCTAATGGTCTCCCTCCACTAATATTTCGACTagttgaaaagagaaaatagggagagaggatggagagTACTGGGCTATAGGGAGGCACAGAGTCAAACGTAAGGAAGTTTAGGATTGTTTTCATCAGCACAAGCCAACAGGAACCAAGAgataggaaaaaatataagaatgaaGAGGGAAAGCATAGAGGAGCTCTCAAGAAAAACGTAGTTTGCAATGGAATGTTGATGGGAaccaaagattttaaattaaagcAGAAACAGCATAGAGTGAAATCTGCTCAGAGCAGGGCAAAACAAAGTTGATTGTAGCAAATCCTTATATTAACAGACTAAGAAGGAAAGTAAGGCCAGAACAGGGTATCATCAGGAAAGGCAGCTTATCAGAAAAGTCAtactcagttttttttcttttattgcctctCTGAATACAGTTGGCACTTGACAGTTttgaatataaacattttagaaatatgttttaGAAATGATGCTTCCTATAAACAAGAAACCAAAGTGGTTATCTAGGGGGCTGCTTTtcaatgttttattctttctaatttttaaactatGTAGACATTttaccaattaaaaattttaaatgatatcttCTAAATTGAATCAGAAGGACTATTTCCTTTGTGTGATATGTAGGTTCTAAGGCAaggttgcttttcatttttacagTTATTTCCTTCCTAACACAGAGAGCACATTGATCAACAGCCATCGTTCGTTTGTAGATCTTAGCTAccgaagaagtaaaagaaaaagtcaagCCCCACATCTCTAATTCcacatttagggaattccctggcagtccagtggttaggactcggtgctttcacggCCAGGGCCACGCGGtgcggcaaaagaaaaaaaaaaaaaaatccacatttatCTAAAACAATATTGTGGAGTCCTTTGGATCTTCTTacatttgaaaatcttttttaattGGATTCCAGTGATGATGGTTTTTTTAGGTTTTGGGATGTCATCTTCTTGAATGTTGAAGATGATTCTAATCTAAGTTCTAGGATAAATACAAAAACCTTCTTGATACTTTTTAAGCTTCCTTTCTGCTTATTATATAGTTATATTCATTGAAATATCTATTTCTACTAGGCTTAATACCTGTTACTTGCTGGGTAAATATATGAATGAGCACAATAATGAAATTCTTTTACACTTATTACTTTGCTATCTGCTTTGTACCAGTTTTCATTGAAATACTTGTCTATATATATTCTGGCTACCTATACATTCACATTTATTGCATTTTGTTGCTTGTTATGCATTTTTACTGATATATCTTCTCTGTCTGTATGTATTGGCTAGGAATTCATTCAAAATCACCTTCTATCGTGTTTTTTGGTTAATAGTATTCACTAAAATAGAGTGGACAAAATTCACTTTCATAATATTGCATGTATGGTACAGAATGTCATTTGTTAGTAAATTCATTATGCTTTGATACTTGCCACATACTCcagttttcattaatattttgtatttctttttcattttgtaatatgtttttcatgatttttctttgtctttctagaACTTATTGTATCTTCCTCCATATAAATCATACGCAATATATCAGTTTATTCATGTATTATTACCACTATTATTATTGGTGGTGGTGTTATAaccactttatagatgagtaaTCTGAAGTAATCAGATAACTTTTCTCTTTCCAAAAGCACTTAAGAAATCCACTTTCGGGTAATCATTTTGAGGTAGGATGAGAAATCAGGCTTGAAGAGGGTAAAAATGACTCTTTAAATTTACCAGTTGGACTGAGCTATACGTCAACTCTAGGTAATAGCGTGGGAACTGCACAAGCAAAGTGAGACACTGAAGATTACAATGGTAATAGCCATACTGTTTTCTAATGGACAAAAAAAATGCCTATATTATAAGTTCTATTTCTCCTGCTTTCTGGCAGTATCATGCTCAGAGCAGAGTCCTGGCAAGGAAGTCAGGATACTTAGGTTCTGAAACCTGGTAATGATACTAACATAATGAGAGAACTTGAACAAGTCAACccgacctctctgagcctcagtttccttactcaTGAAATGAGACTGTGAAAATAGAAGTTCTCTAAGGACCTCCTAGTTCTAAAATGCTTCCAGTCTAGGAAATAGCATACAAGTCAATACTAGTGCAGGCTGCAGGGAAAGACAGGGCAGGGAGAAGGTTGCTTCCAGCCTAGAGAACAATGTCTGAACCATACCacttgggtcttctgcccatctgcGCCCAAGATGGGAGCACAGGCAGTTAATACAGAAGAGTGTAAAACTGCTGAGTCCTTACAACCATCATAACTGTCtgatttttggtttctcagtAAGTATTGATATTAGAGGTGTCCTGATAGCAAGAACCTTAAGATAATGCTGTTCCTCAAACATAGTGAGAATTTCTCAATCTCCCTCAGTTTTTCATTACCCTCTTGTTCTTACAGAAAATTTCCAAAATCCATCTCTACTTGGAACTCTAAATTCTCTGCACCATTCTCTTCCTGTGGTGAGCAAGGCAGAAGAGAAGCCAGCAATCCCCAACACGAAGCGAAAGAAACACCAAACTGAGCTTCTCCAAGAGAGCTTTACAAAGCCTCGAACCTCCCTTGGCGTGCGCGTGCTGGAGTCTGTGAAGTTTCTTCATGCGCTGGGGAAGAAGAATGATAAGAAAACTGGGCTCTCTTCCTGTCAGGTCTTGGGAAATTCAAGCAACCCGAAAGACCCCCAGCCACCCCAGCTAGCCAACCATGGCGGCATACCCCACGTGAGGTTAAGAGTCCTGAGAAAACTCAAGTCAAAGCCCAGAAACCAGACAGCAGTGCTGAAACAGAGTGTCCATCTCCATCCCAGTATGAGCTACCTCCTCCTGGGAAGGTCAGCTTGATACCTTTGCCTTTCTCTGCCTGGGACAAGCCTCAAGCTCGACCCGCTCCTCGGAGGCCACAGTCTCTGGCCTCACATCGACCTGCTGTGGCTTACCGTGCCCAGCCTGGTTCTACTAACTCAGCTCAACCTGCTGCAGTCAATTCATCCCAGCCAGCTCCTGCCTCTCTGCCAGGTCCTGCCAAACCAGCTCAGCCAACTGTGACCAACCCAACCCAACCGGGTTGGACCAACCATACCCAGCCTAGTGTCCCTCAGTCTGCTGCTCCTAGGCCTGCACCCTACAAAACTTCACCTTGCACTTCTCTCCAGCGGGAGCCCGTTCCCCCTGCTGTGACTAAGCGCCAGTCCCCACCCAAGCTCCAAACCCAATTTCTACTCCAAGACTTCAGCAAGCAACGAATTCCATGGAGGGAACCCAATGTGCCTGAGCCAGTAATGTCAAAGCCCATCGAACGAGAGCAGAGGCCAGAGCGAGAGGCCATGCAGAGGCGGGCTCAACAAGAACGTGAGAATGCTGCCAAATACATCTCTTCGGGGAAACTGCAATTTTTcactgagagggaaaaagaaatggaaattgctGACTACTACGGATATGTAAAGTGAGAGCTGCTAGGATTGTTGGTGCCACCTTGGGTACCAGCTGTTCTTCCATGTATAGATAAGATAGGTATAAATTTCTCTacttattttgatatattttaaaacaatagaactgaataaataaatgtaatagaatTAATAGATGAGTAATaaaccttttgaattttgaaaaaaaaaaatttactttgctTGAAAACTAATTTTTAACGAACCTCTACGCCATCAAAATGTGTAATACACACAATTCCTGCTCCCAACTTTTGTATGTTCCTCTTTTCCAAGAGCTAACAAAAAACTTTAAGGAGGTTACGTAAGCATCTTTATAACTGCCTGTTTACCAATTAATAAGGCAGCACACAATGTTCAAATCAATCTGGGTGGGAAATGAGAATTTCATCTCTTACAAATCATGAGAAGAATTTGAACAGGCAAATAAATTTGCATCTGGATCTTTCATGTAAATTGTAAAAAGGATACATgatctttttttctcctatctAAAAACAAGTACATTTAAAACATCTGAATCATTCTAGATAAACTGACTGAGTG
Coding sequences:
- the LOC133093008 gene encoding LOW QUALITY PROTEIN: uncharacterized protein C2orf78-like (The sequence of the model RefSeq protein was modified relative to this genomic sequence to represent the inferred CDS: inserted 1 base in 1 codon), which translates into the protein KKESGREIKAEEKPAIPNTKRKKHQTELLQESFTKPRTSLGVRVLESVKFLHALGKKNDKKTGLSSCQVLGNSSNPKDPQPXPASQPWRHTPREVKSPEKTQVKAQKPDSSAETECPSPSQYELPPPGKVSLIPLPFSAWDKPQARPAPRRPQSLASHRPAVAYRAQPGSTNSAQPAAVNSSQPAPASLPGPAKPAQPTVTNPTQPGWTNHTQPSVPQSAAPRPAPYKTSPCTSLQREPVPPAVTKRQSPPKLQTQFLLQDFSKQRIPWREPNVPEPVMSKPIEREQRPEREAMQRRAQQERENAAKYISSGKLQFFTEREKEMEIADYYGYVK